A genomic window from Pyxicephalus adspersus chromosome 2, UCB_Pads_2.0, whole genome shotgun sequence includes:
- the FAM107B gene encoding protein FAM107B: MAEPDYIESDNPELIKPHKLVNPVKTSRNHQDLHRELLMNQKRGLSPQNKPELQKVMEKRKRDQVIKQQKEEAEQKKTDFEIELQKRHQRLEEMEMEKHRIGEEQENKPEFLKVKGNLRRMNQEISSANNS, from the exons ATGGCTGAACCAGACTATATCGAGTCCGACAATCCAGAACTAATAAAGCCCCACAAGCTGGTCAATCCAGTGAAAACCTCCAGAAACCATCAAGATCTTCATCGAGAATTATTAATGAACCAAAAAAG AGGCCTTTCCCCCCAGAACAAACCCGAATTACAAAAAGTCATGGAAAAGAGGAAAAGGGATCAAGTTATCAAACAACAGAAAGAAGAAGCTGAACAAAAAAAGACAGACTTTGAGATAGAGCTTCAGAAAAGACATCAAAGACTTGAGGAA ATGGAAATGGAAAAACATAGGATTGGGGAAGAACAGGAAAACAAGCCTGAGTTTCTGAAAGTCAAAGGCAACCTCAGAAGAATGAATCAGGAAATATCTAGTGCCAACAATTCATAG